A window of the Danio aesculapii chromosome 10, fDanAes4.1, whole genome shotgun sequence genome harbors these coding sequences:
- the kmt5aa gene encoding N-lysine methyltransferase KMT5A-A, with the protein MFPAVNEIKVQTWRREERGECPRRSAHCRLFYCAHRECAPAARSLENRGPENRKARPEATMSGDVLCNGHSAFHRLLKHSSSRTHEALAVKIIQENKTTRLFCTAPEPRRDGGVNGEFLLNSAELQDEQTLPLHCIHSTADITSSKHRKPARRKVKRSTKRAGESKSPPNRKVTDYFPIRRSSRKSKSELKYEEKQHIDTLISNGIEDGMMVRFIEGKGRGVFATQPFQKGQYVVEYHGDLLQITDAKQREALYAQDPSTGCYMYYFQYLSKTYCVDATKESDRLGRLINHSKNGNCQTKLHAIAGKPHLILVASRDIQEGEELLYDYGDRSKSSIEAHPWLKH; encoded by the exons ATGTTTCCTGCCGTGAATGAGATAAAAGTGCAAACATGGCGGCGTGAGGAGCGGGGAGAGTGTCCGCGGAGGAGCGCTCACTGTCGGCTGTTTTACTGCGCTCATCGTGAATGCGCTCCAGCGGCCCGGAGCCTGGAGAACCGCGGACCGGAAAACCGAAAAGCCCGGCCAGAGGCGACCATGAGCGGG gACGTCCTGTGTAACGGACACTCGGCGTTTCACCGCCTGCTGAAGCACAGCAGCTCCAGAACTCATGAAGCGCTCGCTGTGAAGATCATCCAGGAGAACAAAACCACACGCCTGTTCTGCACAGCGCCTGagc cCAGGAGAGACGGTGGTGTAAATGGAGAGTTCCTCCTCAACAGTGCAGAGCTGCAGGACGAGCAGACGCTTCCACTGCACTGCATCCACAGCACCGCTGACATCACTTCCTCTAAACACAGGAAGCCAGCCCGCCGCAAAGTCAAGAGGTCCACCAAGCGAGC TGGTGAGAGCAAGAGTCCTCCAAACAGGAAGGTCACCGATTATTTCCCCATCAGGAGAAGCTCCAGAAAGAGCAAGAGTGAACTGAAG tatgaaGAGAAGCAGCATATCGACACACTGATCAGCAATGGCATTGAGGACGGGATGATG GTGCGCTTCATCGAGGGGAAGGGTCGTGGAGTTTTCGCCACGCAGCCGTTCCAGAAGGGTCAGTATGTGGTGGAATATCACGGAGATCTGCTGCAGATCACAGACGCCAAGCAGAGAGAGGCTCTATACGCACAAGACCCCTCCACCGGCTGCTACATGTACTACTTCCAGTATCTCAGCAAAACATACTG TGTGGACGCTACAAAAGAGTCGGATCGGCTGGGCCGGCTCATCAACCACAGTAAAAACGGGAACTGTCAAACTAAACTGCACGCCATCGCTGGAAAACCTCACCTGATCCTAGTGGCGTCCAGAGACATCCAGGAAGGAGAAGAGCTGCTGTACGATTACGGCGACCGCAGTAAATCCTCCATCGAGGCGCACCCGTGGCTCAAACATTAA